Part of the bacterium genome is shown below.
CGCATACCCATCGTCTACCTCACCGAGCTCATAGGCCTGGCCTACGGGCACAAGCCCCGGGAGCTCGGGCTGAACATGCACCTGGTCCCGACCCGGTCCGTATCGGAGAAATTCGCCTGAACGTGATGAAGAGCCTAGTCTTACAGATTGCCGTCATGCTGCTTGCGCTCGCCGGTATCGCCGGGGCGGCGGCGAATTACACCGCGCCCGTTCCGGCGGAGCCCCTCGAGCCGCCGGCCTACCCCCCGGGGGCCGCCGCGGCGGGATTCGAGGGGGAGTGCCGCGTCAGCCTGTTGATCAACGGGGCCGGCAAGGTGAGCGAGGCCTGGATTGCGCAGTCCAGCGGCCGGGAGGACGTTGACCTCGCCGCCCTCGAAACGGCCGAGGCCACCCTCTGGAAACCGGCCACCCTCGAGGGAGTTCCCGTCTCGAGTCGGCTCACCATCCCCTACCGGTTCGAGCTGGGCGTCCTGCCCGGCGATCCGCTGGGCCCGGCGCTGCCCGCGCCGTCCGCGGAACCGGAGAGCTCCGAGCCCCTGGTGGAGCTGACGCCCCGGGAGCCAATTTCCGTGGACTACCTCGGGGAAGGCTTCGCCGTTATCGGTCTCGAGGTGGACGAAGTGGGGCTGGTACTCGACGCCTGGCTCATCCGCTCGAGCGGCCGGCAGGCCGCCGATGACGAGCTCCTGAACGCCGCGTACTCGGTCTGCTGGGAAGGCGTGGTGCCTGAAAACGGGCTCGTCCGCGGGGTGTACGTCCACGATTTCAGCGGTCGGACCGCCGCCTCAATGGTCGAATCCTCCGAGGAGGCCCCCCCGGAGGAGCCGACCACCGACGAGACCGGCGGGGCCTGCCAATTCGATCAGCTCAAGCTCGGCAAATACGGTGAGAGAACACATTGATCCGGGTTAAACTGGCCGCCCATCGGAACCTCCTGGCCGCCGAAAGAACCCTTTTGGCTTACATCCGCACCGCCCTGGGATTCGGGGCGGTGGGATTCACGATGCTGAAGTTCTTCGGCGAAACGCCGCTCTTCCAGATTCTCGGCTGGGTGTTTCTGTTCCTGGGAGGGGTCTTCACCGCCGTCGGCTTCGTCCGGTACGTGCAGAGCCGCCGCATCATCGCCCGCCTCTT
Proteins encoded:
- a CDS encoding TonB family protein, with the protein product MLLALAGIAGAAANYTAPVPAEPLEPPAYPPGAAAAGFEGECRVSLLINGAGKVSEAWIAQSSGREDVDLAALETAEATLWKPATLEGVPVSSRLTIPYRFELGVLPGDPLGPALPAPSAEPESSEPLVELTPREPISVDYLGEGFAVIGLEVDEVGLVLDAWLIRSSGRQAADDELLNAAYSVCWEGVVPENGLVRGVYVHDFSGRTAASMVESSEEAPPEEPTTDETGGACQFDQLKLGKYGERTH
- a CDS encoding DUF202 domain-containing protein, which encodes MIRVKLAAHRNLLAAERTLLAYIRTALGFGAVGFTMLKFFGETPLFQILGWVFLFLGGVFTAVGFVRYVQSRRIIARLFHQEPERKKPNLFE